A single region of the Raphanus sativus cultivar WK10039 chromosome 1, ASM80110v3, whole genome shotgun sequence genome encodes:
- the LOC108844804 gene encoding protein ALTERED PHOSPHATE STARVATION RESPONSE 1 yields MGCGGSKVDDQPLVILCRERKELIKAASYHRSALAAAHLAYFQSLCDVGESIKRFVDEELVLAGSNSNSSPGSPVLTLPSDGGKKKKKHKISSSPSTSVSHSVVEDEDGDEDGEGSHLHLSSGSEFDSGSESGSDDSLGHHIHIESTPKAVKEQPLPETYPPGYPPSYPPGYQPGYQPGYSSGYQYPAEGWGFMGENPNPNPYQGMYFMKKSAPPSRPVVFQPENHRVENGQWPQENGFGYSNAGYYGYPEQRRAPPSPARPPPPSPPTVSTWDFLNVFDTYDYNRAGAGESSGFYPATASSGVKSKSSSSSLDSREVREREGIPELEDETEQETLRHSKRKGGVVVEKMKEQHIPENESQQDDVQERKIKKRGGGGESGEGTSRDVPMVESSFSSKTVSSFTSSEEGSEFHHVNEVEEERNDEAVARKSVGEVEEVEYVRKKGVSFELEENIATSFDVESSKISSLSALSVHATRDLREVVKEIKSEFEVASSHGKEVAVLLEVSKLPYQHKTSGLKVILARIMYRIAPSTVSSTSRSQPQPSIRLTSRILKIAKSYNNVEDAPEGFTANLSSTLEKLYAWEKKLYKEVKDEEKLRVIYEEKCRTLKKLDSLGAESSKIDTTRAAIRKLLTRLDVCIRSVDSISTRIHKLRDEELQPQLTQLIHGLIRMWRSMLKCHQKQFQAIMESKVRSLRANTGGLQRDSGLKAILDLEMELREWCISFNDWVNTQKLYVESLNGWLSRCLHHEPESTEDGVAPFSPSRVGAPHVFVICKDWQEAMERISGDSVTNAMEGFAASLHELWERQDEEQRQRVKAEYVSHDFEKRLNDLRMERARVRMRNEQDGSERSVVVSESGGGGVSALDDLKVDLDSMREKLEEERARHKEAVKLVNNAASSSLQSGLVPIFEALGNFTSQVVKAHEHVRFQLPQSSSSS; encoded by the exons ATGGGTTGCGGAGGATCCAAAGTCGACGACCAACCGCTTGTGATTCTCTGTAGAGAGAGGAAAGAACTGATCAAAGCGGCGTCGTATCACCGCTCTGCTCTAGCCGCCGCTCACCTCGCTTACTTCCAGTCTCTCTGCGACGTCGGAGAGTCTATAAAACGTTTCGTCGACGAGGAGTTAGTTCTCGCTGGCTCCAACAGCAACTCTTCTCCGGGCTCCCCGGTTCTCACTCTCCCTTCCGACGgaggtaagaagaagaagaaacacaagatctcctcttctccttccaCCTCTGTTTCGCATTCCGTCGtcgaagatgaagatggagatgaagATGGGGAAGGCTCGCATTTGCATTTATCCTCTGGATCTGAGTTCGATTCGGGATCGGAATCTGGATCTGATGATTCGTTAGGTCATCATATCCACATCGAATCCACCCCTAAAGCCGTAAAGGAACAACCTTTACCGGAAACTTATCCTCCCGGTTACCCGCCAAGTTACCCGCCTGGATATCAACCGGGATATCAACCGGGTTACTCCTCCGGGTACCAGTATCCGGCTGAAGGATGGGGCTTTATGGGAGAGAACCCGAATCCGAACCCGTATCAAGGAATGTACTTCATGAAGAAGTCAGCGCCACCGTCTCGTCCGGTAGTGTTTCAGCCGGAGAATCATCGAGTTGAGAACGGGCAGTGGCCACAGGAGAATGGTTTTGGATACTCTAACGCTGGGTACTATGGTTATCCGGAGCAGCGTAGAGCGCCGCCGTCTCCGGCGAGGCCTCCTCCTCCGTCTCCGCCTACGGTATCCACTTGGGACTTTTTGAATGTGTTCGACACTTACGATTACAATAGAGCCGGAGCTGGTGAAAGCTCCGGGTTTTATCCGGCTACTGCTAGTAGTGGAGTTAAGTCTAAGTCGAGTTCAAGCAGTCTTGACTCGAGGGAAGTGAGGGAGAGGGAAGGGATTCCTGAGCTGGAAGACGAGACAGAGCAAGAAACGTTGAGACATTCCAAGAGGAAAGGCGGCGTTGTTGTtgagaagatgaaagaacaGCATATACCGGAGAACGAGTCCCAACAAGACGATGTTCAGGAgaggaagatcaagaagagaggaggaggaggagagtcGGGTGAAGGAACATCGAGGGATGTGCCTATGGTAGAGAGCTCTTTCAGTTCGAAGACAGTGTCTTCGTTTACGAGCAGCGAAGAAGGATCTGAGTTTCACCATGTTAatgaagtagaagaagaaaggaaCGATGAGGCTGTGGCTAGGAAGAGCGTTGGAGAAGTAGAGGAAGTAGAGTATGTGAGGAAGAAAGGAGTGAGCTTTGAGTTGGAGGAGAATATAGCAACTTCTTTTGATGTTGAGTCTTCCAAGATAAGTAGCTTGTCTGCATTGTCGGTTCATGCAACTAGAGATCTGAGAGAAGTTGTCAAGGAGATCAAGAGTGAGTTTGAGGTTGCTTCTTCTCATGGCAAGGAAGTGGCTGTCTTGCTTGAGGTCAGCAAGTTGCCTTATCAGCACAAAACCTCTGGCCTTAAAG TTATCTTGGCTCGGATCATGTACCGGATAGCACCATCCACAGTGTCATCAACATCACGGTCTCAGCCACAACCATCAATACGGTTAACATCAAGGATACTGAAAATAGCAAAATCATACAACAACGTTGAGGATGCTCCAGAAGGCTTCACTGCAAACCTCTCATCAACCCTGGAGAAACTCTACGCCTGGGAAAAGAAACTGTACAAGGAAGTCAAG GATGAAGAGAAGCTTCGAGTTATCTATGAAGAAAAGTGCAGAACACTGAAGAAACTAGATAGTCTCGGTGCAGAGTCTAGCAAGATTGATACTACTCGAGCTGCCATAAGGAAGCTGCTTACCAGACTCGATGTCTGTATAAGATCCGTTGATTCCATTTCAACTAGGATACATAAACTGAGAGACGAAGAGTTACAGCCCCAACTCACTCAGTTGATTCACGg GTTGATAAGAATGTGGAGATCGATGCTAAAGTGCCACCAGAAGCAGTTCCAGGCCATCATGGAGAGCAAGGTCCGATCTCTCAGAGCAAACACGGGCGGCTTACAAAGAGACTCAGGCCTCAAAGCGATACTCGATCTCGAGATGGAGCTAAGAGAGTGGTGCATCAGCTTCAACGACTGGGTCAACACTCAGAAACTATACGTGGAGTCTCTAAACGGTTGGCTCTCGAGGTGTCTCCACCACGAGCCCGAGTCAACAGAGGACGGTGTGGCTCCTTTCTCTCCCAGCCGCGTCGGAGCACCGCACGTTTTCGTCATCTGCAAAGACTGGCAAGAAGCGATGGAGAGAATCTCGGGAGATAGCGTCACCAACGCGATGGAAGGCTTTGCAGCGAGTCTGCACGAGCTGTGGGAGAGGCAAGACGAGGAGCAGAGGCAGAGAGTGAAAGCGGAGTACGTGTCTCATGATTTCGAGAAACGGTTGAACGATCTTCGGATGGAGAGGGCGAGAGTTAGGATGAGAAACGAGCAAGACGGTTCGGAGAGGAGCGTGGTTGTGTCTGAGAGCGGTGGGGGTGGGGTGTCGGCGCTTGATGATTTGAAGGTGGATTTGGATTCGATGAGGGAGAAGCTGGAGGAAGAGAGAGCGAGGCATAAGGAGGCGGTTAAACTAGTGAACAATGCAGCTTCGAGTAGCTTACAGTCTGGTTTAGTGCCCATCTTTGAGGCTTTAGGTAATTTCACATCACAGGTTGTGAAAGCTCATGAACATGTTAGGTTTCAATTGCctcagtcttcttcttcttcatga
- the LOC108855236 gene encoding LOW QUALITY PROTEIN: protein disulfide isomerase-like 1-1 (The sequence of the model RefSeq protein was modified relative to this genomic sequence to represent the inferred CDS: deleted 1 base in 1 codon), whose translation MAMRRYALCSILVLSLFVSSVRSKESVLTLDHTNFTETISKHDFIVVEFYAPWCGHCKQLAPEYEKAASELSSHVPPLVLAKIDASDEKNKEFATKYSVQGFPTIKILRNGGKAVQDYNGPRESDGIVTYLKKQSGPASFEIKSADDAAEVVGDKNVVAVGVFPKLSGSEFNSFMATAEKLRSDYDFAHTLDAKLLPRGEFVTGPVVRLFKPFDELFVDSRDFVGEALETFVKESSIPLITVFDNDPNNHPYVLKFFELPNTKALFFINFNGEGAESLKSKYREVAAANKGHGLSFLLGDAANSQEAFQHYGVEESQLPLMILHTVDDKKYLKTNVEVDQIESWINDFKDGKVPQHKKSQPIPTENNEPVKVVVAESLDEMVFNSGKNVLLEFYAPWCGHCQNLVPILDEVAVSYQSDPSVVIAKFDATANDFPRDTFDVKGFPTIYLRTTSGNTVLYVGDRTKEDIISFIDKNKDTAAETKMDEKITEEVKDEL comes from the exons ATGGCAATGAGAAGATACGCGTTGTGTTCGATCCTTGTGTTGTCGTTGTTCGTTTCATCCGTAAGAAGCAAGGAGTCTGTGTTGACATTGGATCACACTAACTTCACCGAAACCATCAGCAAACACGACTTCATTGTCGTCGAGTTCTATGCTCCTTG gtgtGGACACTGCAAGCAGCTAGCTCCTGAG TACGAGAAGGCTGCGTCAGAGTTGAGCAGTCATGTCCCTCCTCTGGTTCTCGCCAAGATCGATGCAAGtgatgaaaaaaacaaagaatttgCAACCAAGTACTCGGTTCAAGGCTTCCCAACAATCAAGATCCTCAGAAATGGAGGGAAAGCTGTTCAAGACTACAACGGACCTCGTGAATCCGACGGTATCGTTACTTACTTGAAGAAACAGAGCGGTCCTGCTTCTTTTGAAATCAAGTCAGCTGATGATGCTGCTGAGGTTGTTGGTGACAAGAATGTGGTTGCC GTTGGTGTTTTCCCTAAACTATCTGGCTCTGAGTTTAACTCTTTCATGGCCACTGCCGAGAAACTACGCTCTGATTATGATTTCGCACACACCTTAGATGCCAAGCTTCTTCCTCGTGGAGAGTTTGTGACAGGACCTGTAGTCAGGCTATTCAAACCGTTCGATGAACTGTTTGTTGATTCCAGG GACTTTGTTGGAGAAGCTTTGGAGACATTTGTCAAAGAATCAAGCATTCCTCTTATCACCGTCTTTGATAATGATCCAAACAACCACCCTTATGTTCTCAAATTCTTTGAACTCCCTAATACTAAG GCGTTGTTCTTCATCAACTTCAACGGAGAAGGAGCTGAGTCTCTTAAATCAAAGTACCGTGAAGTTGCTGCTGCCAACAAGGGACATGGTCTTAGCTTCCTTCTCGGTGATGCTGCGAACAGCCAAGAGGCCTTCCAG CACTATGGAGTGGAAGAGAGCCAACTTCCTCTCATGATCCTCCATACAGTGGATGACAAGAAGTACCTGAAAACAAATGTGGAGGTCGACCAGATTGAATCTTGGATCAATGACTTCAAGGATGGAAAAGTTCCACAGCAC AAAAAATCTCAACCTATACCAACTGAAAACAACGAGCCAGTGAAGGTTGTTGTTGCTGAGAGCCTTGACGAGATGGTATTCAACTCTGGAAAGAACG TCTTGCTTGAGTTCTATGCtccatggtgtggacactgCCAAAACCTTGTTCCAATCTTGGACGAGGTAGCTGTTTCGTACCAAAGCGATCCAAGTGTAGTCATAGCTAAGTTT GACGCAACCGCAAACGACTTCCCACGTGACACCTTTGATGTGAAGGGTTTCCCGACCATTTACTTAAGAACAACGAGTGGAAACACTGTGCTTTATGTAGGAGACAGGACAAAGGAAGATATCATAAGCTTTATTGACAAGAACAAGGACACAGCTGCAGAGACTAAGATGGATGAAAAGATAACCGAGGAAGTTAAGGACGAGCTTTGA
- the LOC130495440 gene encoding uncharacterized protein LOC130495440, whose product MEKKMKACEMFYIYAEIFQADFFPWIKEITLAVAPLFEGGQLLRRRAISATLQLLRSAEVAVESGIATNEDMKDVSRELHASLVGVMDREGEAKFAEILKEATERALEFAES is encoded by the exons atggagaagaagatgaaagctTGTGAGATGTTTTACATCTACGCAGAAATCTTCCAGGCAGACTTCTTCCCCTGGATAAAGGAGATAACCTTAGCAGTGGCTCCACTGTTTGAAGGTGGACAGCTTCTAAGAAGAAGAGCTATATCGGCAACGTTGCAGCTATTGCGCTCAGCTGAAGTTGCGGTAGAAAGTGGAATAGCAACGAATGAAGACATGAAGGATGTCTCTAGGGAGTTGCATGCTTCTTTGGTTGGCGTAATGGACAGA GAAGGAGAAGCAAAGTTTGCAGAGATTCTAAAGGAAGCCACAGAAAGA GCACTAGAGTTTGCTGAGTCTTAG